A DNA window from Acetilactobacillus jinshanensis contains the following coding sequences:
- a CDS encoding GRP family sugar transporter, producing MTLLITLLPALLWGFTPVFVHFLGGKPIEQLLGTTYGGLVIGLIIFLIKRPTITFWDFFWCCIGGAFWSVGQLAQYHAYNRLSVSTTSPINSGVQLVGVNIVGVLFFGSWASPLAKIIGFSAVAFIIFGVYVSTRGGKKTPLKSTYIQKKQFAANVTKLILGAGIGYTICSTFPRIPDASGWVTFPSQTVGMFLGAVILALMSKKDRHWNVFFNKSAFLNIIEGFNSSLGTFFYQTAMMLTSVSTAFTLSQMTPVISTICGLTILHERKHGKTLFYTLSGVSVIVVGGIMTSFLR from the coding sequence TTGACATTGCTAATTACGTTACTTCCGGCATTACTCTGGGGTTTCACGCCAGTTTTCGTTCATTTTCTGGGTGGTAAACCCATCGAGCAATTGTTAGGAACGACATATGGTGGATTAGTTATCGGTCTAATTATTTTTCTAATTAAAAGGCCAACCATCACTTTCTGGGACTTCTTCTGGTGCTGCATCGGTGGCGCTTTTTGGTCTGTCGGTCAACTAGCTCAGTACCACGCTTACAATCGATTAAGTGTATCGACCACCAGCCCGATTAATTCCGGGGTCCAGCTAGTCGGTGTCAACATCGTCGGGGTCCTGTTTTTTGGCAGCTGGGCCAGTCCATTAGCTAAGATCATTGGTTTTTCAGCCGTGGCTTTCATCATCTTCGGGGTTTACGTCAGTACCCGTGGTGGTAAAAAGACACCGCTTAAATCAACGTACATTCAGAAGAAACAGTTTGCGGCTAACGTTACTAAGTTGATCCTAGGTGCCGGGATTGGTTATACGATCTGTTCAACGTTCCCGAGAATTCCAGATGCTTCCGGCTGGGTTACGTTTCCGTCTCAGACGGTCGGGATGTTCTTAGGTGCCGTCATCTTGGCATTGATGTCCAAGAAAGACCGTCATTGGAACGTCTTCTTTAATAAATCAGCTTTCCTGAATATTATTGAAGGCTTTAACTCCAGTCTAGGAACGTTCTTCTATCAGACCGCAATGATGTTAACCAGCGTCTCAACGGCATTTACTCTATCTCAGATGACACCGGTAATTTCCACGATCTGTGGACTAACGATCCTGCACGAACGCAAGCACGGCAAGACCTTATTCTACACGCTAAGTGGAGTTTCCGTTATCGTTGTCGGCGGGATCATGACAAGTTTCTTACGTTAA
- a CDS encoding amino acid permease, which produces MQASHGGPKVKLKRTLTPAKMQMIALGGAIGVGLFMGSASTIQWTGPSVLLDYAIAGFVIYLVMRALGEMLYVHPVTGSFADFANYYMHPIFGYLTAWSNIFEWIITGTSEVIAMGTYCHYWWPSLPRWVPGLIAIVFLCSVNMISVKSYGNFEYWFSMIKVVTIILMIIAGLGVIIFGFGNGMHPVGVSNLWSHGFFGHGLKGFLFAFAVVIASYQGVEFIGITAGEAEDPQHSIVKAVQSTIWRIMIFYVGSIFVIVSIFPWNQLDAQQSPFVETFSKIGITIAAGVINFVVLTAALSGCNSGIYSTSRMTFNLASKHELPKSFTKINHNGVPYIAVLAVSIGIFLGLVLNIILPFFIKSSGKIFVMVYSAGILPGMVPWIVILISQMRFRKIEPQSLHNHPFKMPWSPFSNYGALAILFATLIVMMFNPDTQIPLLIGVIFLATFTFIYIIRHNKWRLINKKWFMNHFKWMHLKKSHHYSRDYLRYLS; this is translated from the coding sequence ATGCAAGCGTCACATGGCGGACCAAAAGTAAAGTTAAAGCGAACGCTAACGCCAGCTAAAATGCAGATGATCGCCTTAGGTGGTGCCATCGGTGTTGGACTGTTCATGGGTTCAGCATCCACCATTCAGTGGACCGGTCCATCAGTCTTACTGGACTACGCAATTGCCGGATTTGTTATCTATCTGGTTATGCGAGCCCTAGGTGAAATGCTGTATGTTCACCCGGTTACTGGTTCGTTCGCCGACTTTGCCAATTATTATATGCACCCGATTTTCGGGTATCTCACCGCCTGGAGTAATATCTTTGAGTGGATTATCACCGGTACCAGTGAAGTCATTGCGATGGGTACATATTGTCATTACTGGTGGCCTAGTTTACCGCGTTGGGTACCAGGATTAATTGCCATCGTGTTCCTATGCAGTGTCAACATGATTTCTGTTAAGTCATATGGTAACTTCGAATACTGGTTCTCAATGATTAAAGTTGTCACCATTATCCTGATGATTATTGCCGGACTCGGTGTCATCATCTTTGGTTTTGGTAACGGCATGCATCCCGTTGGTGTTAGTAACCTTTGGTCACACGGCTTCTTTGGTCATGGCTTGAAAGGCTTCCTATTTGCCTTTGCGGTTGTCATTGCTTCATACCAAGGTGTTGAATTCATCGGGATTACCGCCGGTGAAGCTGAAGACCCGCAGCATTCGATTGTGAAAGCCGTTCAGTCGACCATTTGGCGAATCATGATCTTTTACGTTGGTTCCATTTTCGTAATTGTCAGTATCTTTCCGTGGAATCAGTTGGATGCTCAACAATCACCGTTCGTTGAAACCTTCTCAAAGATTGGGATTACGATTGCTGCCGGTGTCATTAACTTCGTTGTTTTAACTGCTGCATTATCTGGTTGTAACTCCGGGATTTACAGTACCAGTCGAATGACCTTTAACTTAGCTAGTAAGCATGAATTACCGAAAAGCTTCACGAAGATCAACCATAACGGGGTACCGTACATTGCCGTACTTGCCGTTTCGATCGGGATCTTCCTAGGACTAGTATTGAACATTATCTTGCCGTTCTTCATCAAGAGCAGTGGCAAGATCTTCGTCATGGTTTACAGTGCCGGGATTCTGCCAGGCATGGTCCCTTGGATCGTCATTCTGATTAGTCAGATGCGGTTCAGAAAGATTGAACCTCAGTCATTACATAATCATCCGTTCAAGATGCCGTGGTCACCATTCAGTAACTATGGTGCGTTAGCGATCCTGTTCGCAACCTTGATCGTGATGATGTTTAACCCTGATACTCAGATTCCGCTGTTGATCGGTGTCATCTTCTTAGCAACCTTTACGTTTATCTACATCATCAGACATAATAAATGGCGCTTGATCAATAAAAAGTGGTTTATGAATCACTTTAAGTGGATGCACCTTAAGAAGAGTCACCATTACTCTAGAGACTACTTAAGATACCTAAGTTAG
- a CDS encoding alpha/beta hydrolase has product MLLRKFRIPASNSLTSWRGKPQVFHYQLSCEMYIPENVKPKGIIIVSHGYSATMESTFRYVNPLIKTGYAICLFDFGGYGSSRSRDFDELDASVLTEKVDLITVIKDMEKNFHPKRLILMGCSQGGLVSALVANDYPKLIDKMILFYPGFSIPDNMKSGHPILSYDGARIGARYVVDGQKLDPWKQIKNYHGPVLICHGTADYLVNFKYSQTAAKVYSNAKLVPIPHGDHCFYKHGFRQAMHEVDTFLK; this is encoded by the coding sequence GTGTTACTTAGAAAATTCAGGATTCCCGCCAGTAATTCGTTAACGTCATGGCGAGGTAAACCACAGGTCTTTCATTACCAATTATCTTGTGAGATGTATATTCCAGAGAACGTTAAACCTAAAGGAATCATTATCGTGAGTCATGGTTATAGCGCCACGATGGAGTCGACGTTTCGCTACGTTAACCCATTGATCAAAACAGGTTATGCAATTTGCCTGTTTGATTTTGGCGGATACGGATCCAGTCGAAGTCGTGATTTTGATGAATTAGACGCCAGTGTCTTGACCGAAAAGGTCGATTTGATTACCGTAATCAAGGATATGGAAAAGAATTTCCATCCCAAACGTTTAATCTTGATGGGATGCTCACAGGGTGGCCTAGTGTCAGCATTAGTTGCCAATGACTACCCAAAGTTAATTGATAAAATGATCCTGTTTTATCCCGGCTTTAGCATTCCGGATAACATGAAGAGTGGCCACCCAATCTTGAGCTACGACGGTGCCCGAATTGGTGCTCGTTACGTCGTGGACGGTCAAAAGTTGGACCCGTGGAAACAGATTAAGAATTATCATGGACCCGTGCTGATTTGTCATGGCACCGCTGATTATCTGGTTAATTTTAAATATTCTCAGACTGCCGCCAAGGTTTATTCAAACGCTAAATTAGTACCGATTCCGCATGGTGATCACTGCTTCTATAAACACGGTTTCCGTCAAGCGATGCATGAAGTCGATACGTTCTTGAAATAA
- the spxB gene encoding pyruvate oxidase: MTKDIEAYVAGLKVLESYGVKDMFGYPAGSVNSLLNALDQEQDNVKYIQVRHEQVAALAASAHAKLTGKIGVCFGSAGPGAANLINGLYDAKDDHAPVLALIGQTSNKLMNYDFFQEFPESPMFANIAQYDRIVMTPESLPHVINEAVQQAYKNKGVSVVVVPNNFGYVKIPDSNYTSASKSMEKATPQPKATHREIIEFLKMVKEAKRPVMHVGRGIHGNGDLVVRLSKKLRIPVCVDGLARGLIDSHYEGYMGSANRAATKPADEAISSADLVIAIGGDFSFAQTYYASHPFKYVQVDNDRSELGKHHSLDLGIWADAGDFLTKALRASHDAGSSKFFDDMVVDKHNWDDYIHHIQTMPKKYIHTQQIYYWLNKKADSDAIYSIDTGNNTIDSFRYLNLYHHKWSLSALFATMGYGLPASIAAQLDYPHRQVIDLCGDGAMTMVIQDLVTLHKYDLPVLNIVTSNRDLGFIMGEQEDAPMKFFGLHLQDLSFAKVAEAMGVKAVTITKPEQIPKALDEAEETMKQGHPFLIDAKVVDERALPVEDLQIHSVNGKVSETVAPTYRQDKANGGHYTLRQFFNQYHGQGLKSLPEIMKANQ, encoded by the coding sequence ATGACTAAAGATATCGAAGCATATGTTGCTGGATTGAAGGTTCTAGAATCATATGGAGTTAAAGATATGTTTGGTTATCCAGCAGGTTCTGTTAATTCTCTGCTTAATGCATTGGATCAAGAACAGGATAACGTTAAATACATCCAGGTCCGTCATGAACAAGTAGCTGCGCTAGCTGCTAGTGCCCATGCTAAATTAACTGGCAAGATCGGTGTCTGCTTTGGTTCAGCTGGTCCAGGTGCCGCTAACCTGATTAACGGTCTGTATGATGCGAAAGACGATCATGCTCCAGTTTTGGCATTAATCGGTCAGACATCTAATAAGTTAATGAACTATGACTTCTTCCAAGAATTTCCGGAATCTCCAATGTTCGCTAACATTGCTCAGTACGACCGCATTGTAATGACACCAGAAAGCTTACCACATGTTATTAATGAAGCCGTTCAGCAAGCATACAAGAACAAAGGTGTCTCGGTCGTTGTCGTACCAAACAACTTTGGTTATGTAAAGATCCCAGACAGTAACTACACCAGTGCTTCCAAATCAATGGAAAAGGCTACGCCACAACCAAAGGCAACCCATCGTGAGATTATTGAATTCTTAAAGATGGTCAAAGAAGCCAAGCGCCCAGTAATGCACGTTGGCCGTGGTATTCATGGCAATGGTGACTTGGTCGTTCGTTTATCCAAGAAACTTCGGATTCCAGTTTGTGTCGATGGCTTAGCCCGTGGCTTGATTGATTCCCATTACGAAGGTTACATGGGATCAGCTAACCGTGCGGCTACTAAACCAGCCGATGAAGCTATTTCGTCAGCTGACTTAGTAATCGCAATCGGTGGTGACTTCTCATTCGCTCAGACTTACTACGCATCACATCCATTTAAGTACGTTCAAGTCGATAACGACCGTAGCGAATTAGGTAAGCACCACTCATTAGACTTAGGTATCTGGGCCGATGCCGGTGACTTCTTGACTAAAGCCTTAAGAGCCAGTCACGATGCCGGATCATCCAAGTTCTTCGATGACATGGTCGTTGATAAGCATAACTGGGACGACTATATTCATCACATTCAGACCATGCCAAAGAAATACATTCACACCCAACAGATTTATTACTGGTTGAACAAGAAGGCCGATTCAGACGCCATCTACTCAATCGATACCGGTAATAATACCATTGATAGCTTCCGTTACTTAAATCTATATCATCATAAATGGTCATTATCGGCATTATTCGCAACCATGGGTTACGGTTTACCAGCATCCATTGCCGCTCAGTTAGACTACCCGCACCGTCAGGTCATCGACTTATGTGGTGATGGTGCCATGACGATGGTCATCCAAGACTTAGTAACCTTGCATAAATATGACTTACCAGTCTTGAACATCGTTACTTCGAACCGTGACTTAGGCTTCATCATGGGTGAACAAGAAGATGCCCCGATGAAGTTCTTCGGTTTACACTTACAGGACTTAAGCTTCGCTAAGGTTGCTGAAGCCATGGGTGTTAAAGCCGTAACGATTACTAAACCTGAACAAATTCCTAAAGCTTTAGATGAAGCTGAAGAAACGATGAAACAGGGCCACCCATTTCTAATTGACGCCAAGGTTGTTGATGAACGAGCTCTTCCGGTTGAAGACCTCCAAATCCACTCGGTCAATGGTAAAGTCAGTGAAACCGTTGCACCAACATACCGCCAAGACAAGGCCAACGGTGGTCACTACACCTTACGTCAATTCTTTAACCAGTATCATGGTCAGGGCCTGAAATCATTGCCTGAGATCATGAAAGCAAATCAGTAG
- a CDS encoding sugar O-acetyltransferase, protein MDILKLIKSQQPYSIVFTKMPDQLQKQAYHLCWMYNICDPNDQKKRQRILKQLFGKDVQIGINPPFHCDYGFNIHVKGRAFLNYGDVILDTSPVTIGDGTLLAPNVCLACAGHSVDYHQRHEGVMTSAPITIGKDVWIGANTFVKGGVTIGDHSVIGAGSVVTKDIPANVVAFGTPCRAYRKVTPADHLKYVIR, encoded by the coding sequence ATGGACATTTTAAAATTAATTAAATCACAACAACCGTACTCAATCGTCTTCACCAAGATGCCTGACCAGTTACAGAAACAGGCTTATCATCTCTGCTGGATGTACAACATCTGTGATCCGAATGATCAAAAGAAACGTCAACGGATCTTAAAACAACTCTTTGGTAAGGATGTCCAAATTGGGATTAACCCGCCGTTTCACTGTGACTATGGTTTTAATATTCACGTGAAGGGAAGAGCTTTTCTAAATTACGGTGACGTTATTCTGGATACCTCGCCCGTTACGATTGGTGATGGAACCTTGCTTGCGCCTAACGTTTGCTTAGCATGCGCCGGTCATTCGGTCGATTATCATCAACGTCATGAAGGTGTGATGACCAGTGCTCCGATTACGATCGGCAAGGACGTCTGGATAGGTGCCAATACCTTCGTAAAGGGTGGCGTAACGATCGGCGATCATTCAGTCATTGGCGCCGGGAGTGTCGTTACCAAAGATATTCCAGCTAACGTGGTGGCCTTTGGGACACCGTGCCGAGCTTACCGGAAAGTTACTCCGGCAGATCATTTAAAATACGTTATTCGTTAA
- a CDS encoding nitroreductase family protein, with product MQSNMLKIAKMRRSIYHLGRDVKLSQDEVIDLIENAVKLAPTPFNNQSVRAVIVTGQAQDKLWDVIRDSVKSVVGEDKYQKAFAPKVTSFKAGYGTVMFYTDVNVVKQSAKQFAGFPAINFSEWAEQAQGNAQSAVWDALAEQKIGASIHHYASLLGTTVSDNIAKQFKIPSNWWLRTEMVFGSIEKSAHPKTFISDEKRFRVFK from the coding sequence ATGCAATCCAACATGTTAAAAATCGCTAAAATGCGCCGCAGTATTTATCATCTGGGCCGTGACGTTAAATTAAGTCAGGATGAAGTGATTGATTTAATTGAAAATGCCGTCAAGCTAGCACCGACACCGTTCAATAACCAGTCCGTTCGAGCCGTGATCGTTACAGGTCAGGCTCAGGATAAGTTATGGGACGTTATTAGAGATTCCGTTAAATCGGTCGTTGGTGAAGATAAGTATCAAAAGGCCTTTGCTCCAAAGGTTACCAGCTTTAAAGCAGGTTATGGAACAGTTATGTTCTACACCGATGTCAACGTTGTTAAACAAAGTGCCAAACAGTTTGCTGGCTTTCCGGCCATTAACTTCTCCGAATGGGCTGAACAGGCCCAGGGCAATGCCCAGAGTGCCGTTTGGGATGCTTTAGCTGAACAGAAGATTGGTGCCAGCATTCATCATTATGCATCGCTATTAGGGACGACCGTTTCTGACAATATCGCTAAACAGTTCAAGATTCCAAGTAACTGGTGGTTACGGACTGAAATGGTCTTTGGCTCGATTGAAAAGTCAGCCCACCCGAAGACCTTTATTAGTGACGAAAAGCGGTTTAGAGTCTTCAAATAA